A portion of the Paenibacillus hamazuiensis genome contains these proteins:
- a CDS encoding cobyrinate a,c-diamide synthase — MSETRPRFVVAGTGSGSGKTTVTIGLMAALQRRGLQVQGFKCGPDYIDPTYHTAVTGRQSRNLDTWMLTHDTMKEIFLRGSAGADVSVIEGVMGMFDGKDPLSDAGSTAEIAALLDCPVLLVVNAQSMARSAAAIVLGFMQMAGPGRIAGVIANKCGSAGHFKLVKAAIEQECGIPVLGWLGRDDELQVPERHLGLVPAVERGELAPLFRRAAELTRQGVDLDALLALAGGAPALDWPERQLFAAETRGSAGSRTGGLSGPASFAGPRSTIGLDDQRSVSNIDGLADRRSPGGAESLGDPHSTIGPEGLGDPHSPAGLAGPRSPAGLAGPRSPAGTEDSGEGDPGPIPVIAVAKDAAFNFYYPENLELLEQLGACLRLFSPLAGEAVPDDADGVYIGGGFPEEFASRLAENRHVREDLKKRAEAGLPLFAECGGYMYLTRSITDRAGVKHEMAGLIPAEVRMQPKLAALGYREVKGLRDSLLLAEGETIRGHEFHYSTLTVDISAENDFPYAYETKGLRGAGKDGYGLPTLTAGYTHVHFASNVEAARRFVRQCALYGEKRRRTDGLVRSEV, encoded by the coding sequence ATGAGCGAGACGAGACCCCGCTTCGTCGTGGCCGGTACCGGCAGCGGCTCCGGCAAAACGACGGTGACGATCGGCCTGATGGCCGCTCTGCAGCGCCGAGGCCTGCAGGTGCAGGGCTTCAAGTGCGGCCCCGACTACATCGACCCGACGTACCATACTGCCGTCACCGGCAGGCAGTCGCGCAATCTCGATACGTGGATGCTGACGCACGATACGATGAAGGAAATCTTTTTGCGCGGCTCGGCCGGTGCGGACGTATCGGTCATCGAAGGCGTTATGGGCATGTTCGACGGCAAAGATCCGCTGTCGGACGCCGGTTCGACCGCCGAAATCGCCGCGCTGCTGGACTGCCCCGTGCTGCTCGTCGTGAACGCGCAAAGCATGGCGCGCAGCGCTGCGGCGATTGTGCTCGGCTTCATGCAAATGGCGGGCCCCGGGCGCATCGCCGGGGTCATCGCGAACAAATGCGGAAGCGCCGGCCATTTCAAGCTCGTCAAAGCGGCGATCGAGCAGGAATGCGGCATTCCGGTGCTCGGCTGGCTCGGCCGCGACGACGAGCTGCAAGTGCCGGAGCGGCACCTCGGCCTCGTGCCCGCGGTCGAGCGCGGCGAGCTCGCGCCGCTATTCCGGCGTGCCGCCGAGCTGACCCGGCAAGGCGTCGATCTGGACGCCTTGCTGGCGTTGGCCGGCGGCGCCCCCGCGCTCGATTGGCCGGAGCGGCAGCTGTTTGCGGCGGAAACCCGCGGAAGCGCCGGCTCAAGGACCGGAGGTCTAAGCGGTCCGGCCAGTTTCGCCGGTCCGCGCAGCACCATTGGTCTCGACGATCAGCGCAGTGTATCCAATATCGACGGCCTTGCCGATCGGCGCAGTCCCGGCGGTGCCGAGAGTCTCGGCGATCCGCACAGCACCATTGGTCCCGAGGGTCTCGGCGATCCGCACAGTCCCGCAGGTCTCGCCGGTCCGCGCAGTCCCGCCGGTCTCGCCGGTCCGCGCAGTCCCGCCGGTACCGAAGATTCCGGCGAAGGCGATCCCGGTCCAATCCCGGTCATCGCCGTCGCCAAAGACGCGGCGTTCAACTTTTATTACCCGGAAAATCTGGAGCTGCTCGAACAGCTCGGCGCGTGTCTTCGCCTGTTCAGCCCTCTCGCGGGGGAGGCTGTGCCGGACGACGCGGACGGTGTCTACATCGGCGGCGGCTTTCCCGAGGAATTCGCCTCCCGGCTTGCCGAAAATCGCCATGTCCGCGAGGATTTGAAGAAGCGCGCGGAGGCCGGACTGCCGTTGTTTGCCGAGTGCGGCGGCTACATGTATTTGACCCGCTCCATCACCGACCGCGCAGGGGTGAAGCACGAAATGGCCGGGCTCATTCCGGCGGAGGTGCGCATGCAGCCGAAGCTTGCGGCGCTCGGCTACCGCGAGGTCAAAGGGTTGCGCGACAGTCTGCTGCTCGCTGAAGGCGAAACGATTCGCGGACACGAGTTTCATTATTCGACGCTCACGGTGGATATCTCGGCCGAAAACGATTTTCCTTACGCCTACGAGACGAAAGGGTTGCGCGGTGCCGGCAAAGACGGTTACGGTTTGCCGACGCTTACGGCGGGGTATACGCATGTCCATTTTGCATCTAATGTGGAGGCGGCACGCCGATTTGTCAGGCAGTGCGCCCTCTACGGTGAAAAAAGGAGGAGAACCGATGGGCTCGTCCGATCGGAGGTCTAA
- a CDS encoding cob(I)yrinic acid a,c-diamide adenosyltransferase, translating into MGSSDRRSNRKGYTLVYTGNGKGKTTASLGLAVRAAGRGYKVLVLQFIKSPQRTYGEQIALSRIGIDMRQLGVGFTWTKTPEEHREALRKAWAIAKEETMNGDWDVVILDEINNALGIERFPVADVLPLAEVLELIEQRPPYMHLVLTGRGAKPEIIEKADLVSEIQPVKHYYDEGVPAVLGLEY; encoded by the coding sequence ATGGGCTCGTCCGATCGGAGGTCTAACCGCAAGGGCTACACGCTTGTCTATACCGGAAATGGCAAAGGCAAAACGACCGCATCCCTCGGGCTAGCGGTGCGCGCCGCCGGGCGAGGCTACAAGGTGCTGGTGCTGCAGTTCATCAAGTCACCGCAGCGCACGTACGGGGAGCAGATCGCCCTAAGCCGGATCGGCATCGACATGCGCCAGCTCGGCGTCGGTTTTACGTGGACCAAGACGCCGGAGGAGCATCGCGAGGCGCTGCGAAAGGCTTGGGCGATTGCGAAGGAGGAGACGATGAACGGGGACTGGGACGTCGTTATTCTCGATGAAATCAACAACGCGCTCGGCATCGAGCGATTTCCCGTCGCCGACGTGCTTCCGCTTGCGGAAGTGCTCGAGCTGATTGAGCAAAGGCCGCCATATATGCATCTCGTGCTGACCGGACGGGGGGCGAAGCCGGAAATCATCGAAAAGGCCGATCTCGTCTCGGAAATTCAGCCGGTCAAGCACTATTACGACGAGGGAGTCCCCGCCGTTTTGGGGCTTGAATATTAG
- a CDS encoding nitroreductase family protein: MSVFDVLKRRRAVRSYEPREIEDGLIARLLEAATLAPNDRLREPWHFYVVRGEAKRRYEQMASEYLQERFPTKPHLVKESLAVLETTPLMIVVTADMIPGDEASSEDNEYAAACAIHSMWLAAQELGLGLVWRTRGVGLVRDERLQRFIGSPENRKIIGTVFVGYPAAETPATARTPFAEKTTWL, from the coding sequence ATGTCTGTGTTTGACGTGTTAAAAAGACGCCGGGCCGTCCGCAGCTACGAGCCCCGCGAAATCGAGGACGGCTTGATCGCCCGCCTGCTCGAGGCGGCTACTTTGGCGCCGAACGACCGGCTGCGCGAGCCGTGGCATTTCTATGTCGTGCGCGGCGAAGCGAAGCGGCGCTACGAGCAGATGGCGTCGGAATATTTGCAGGAGCGTTTTCCAACCAAGCCGCACCTCGTAAAGGAATCGCTCGCCGTGCTCGAAACGACGCCGCTGATGATCGTCGTCACGGCGGATATGATCCCCGGCGACGAGGCTTCCTCCGAGGACAACGAGTATGCCGCGGCCTGCGCGATCCATTCGATGTGGCTGGCTGCTCAGGAGCTCGGACTCGGACTCGTCTGGAGAACGCGCGGCGTCGGGCTCGTGCGGGACGAGCGGCTGCAGCGGTTTATCGGTTCCCCGGAAAACCGCAAAATCATCGGCACCGTGTTTGTCGGCTACCCCGCTGCGGAAACGCCGGCTACGGCCCGGACTCCTTTTGCGGAGAAAACAACTTGGCTGTGA
- the cobU gene encoding bifunctional adenosylcobinamide kinase/adenosylcobinamide-phosphate guanylyltransferase, with protein sequence MLRETSSDPAGRGGMALVTGGARSGKSGFAERYAAMLAARSGGPVIYIATSQLWDEEMERRAALHRERRPKEWRTIEAPYDLENAIAQLQETAPTGTVLIDCVTMWISNLLLEPGPDGEERWAEPEAEERILQRVKKLADRLRQAPFSSVLVTNEVGHALVPEYPLGRVFRDIAGQANQTLAQEADDVFYVVCGMPLNLRQMAWRPEGADPPWTR encoded by the coding sequence ATGCTGCGCGAGACTTCATCAGACCCGGCCGGCCGCGGCGGAATGGCGCTCGTTACCGGCGGGGCCCGCAGCGGAAAAAGCGGCTTTGCCGAACGTTACGCTGCAATGCTGGCCGCACGTAGCGGCGGTCCCGTGATCTATATCGCCACGTCCCAGCTGTGGGACGAGGAAATGGAGCGGCGCGCGGCACTTCACCGGGAGCGGCGGCCCAAGGAATGGCGTACGATAGAGGCGCCTTATGACCTGGAAAATGCGATCGCGCAGCTGCAGGAAACGGCGCCGACGGGTACGGTGCTGATCGACTGCGTCACGATGTGGATCAGCAATTTGCTGCTGGAGCCGGGACCGGACGGAGAAGAACGGTGGGCGGAGCCGGAGGCGGAGGAGCGCATCCTGCAGCGGGTGAAGAAGCTTGCCGATCGCCTAAGGCAGGCTCCGTTCTCCTCCGTGCTCGTGACGAACGAGGTCGGGCACGCCCTCGTGCCCGAGTATCCGCTCGGGCGGGTATTCCGCGACATCGCGGGTCAAGCGAACCAGACGCTCGCGCAGGAAGCGGACGACGTGTTTTACGTCGTTTGCGGCATGCCGCTGAATTTGCGGCAAATGGCGTGGCGGCCGGAAGGGGCGGATCCGCCATGGACTCGATAG
- the cbiB gene encoding adenosylcobinamide-phosphate synthase CbiB — MDSIALAAAALAVDLLVGDPRALPHPVVGFGKLIGWFDRHFRRPAHPPWRQTCSGIALVVFVLSVTFALSAGLIALASRIHPYAAAALTVWLTSTTIAAKGLRDAAMLVYEPLAAGRLDEARKYVGYIVGRDTDLLSEREVSRAAVETVAENIVDAIVSPLFYALIGGVYGALLYRAVNTLDSMVGYKNDKYRYFGWASARLDDVLNYIPARITGLLLWLVTLLIRPLCAKGAWLAMRRDAAKHPSPNSGIPEAAVAGALGIQLGGENRYGGDISVRARMGDALRDIVPEDIPRTIRIMYAAVSLLMTALCASLGVAWWR; from the coding sequence ATGGACTCGATAGCGCTTGCGGCCGCAGCGCTTGCCGTCGATTTGCTCGTCGGCGATCCGCGGGCGCTGCCTCATCCGGTCGTCGGCTTCGGCAAGCTGATCGGCTGGTTCGACCGGCATTTTCGCCGGCCCGCTCATCCGCCGTGGCGGCAAACGTGCAGCGGCATTGCGCTTGTTGTATTTGTGCTCTCCGTTACGTTCGCCTTATCCGCCGGCCTGATCGCGCTCGCTTCACGCATCCATCCGTACGCCGCCGCAGCGTTGACCGTCTGGCTGACGTCCACGACGATAGCCGCGAAAGGGCTGCGGGACGCCGCGATGCTTGTGTACGAACCGCTTGCGGCGGGCCGTTTGGACGAGGCGCGCAAATACGTCGGCTATATCGTCGGCCGCGATACGGATTTGCTGTCCGAACGCGAGGTATCGCGGGCGGCTGTCGAAACGGTCGCCGAAAACATCGTCGATGCGATCGTATCGCCGCTCTTTTACGCGCTGATCGGCGGCGTATACGGCGCTTTGCTTTACCGTGCGGTCAATACGCTGGACTCGATGGTCGGCTACAAAAACGACAAATACCGCTATTTCGGCTGGGCGTCGGCCCGGCTCGACGACGTGCTGAATTACATACCCGCGCGAATCACCGGGCTTTTGCTTTGGCTTGTCACGCTGCTTATCCGCCCGCTTTGCGCAAAAGGCGCGTGGCTCGCAATGCGCCGCGACGCGGCGAAGCATCCGAGCCCGAACAGCGGCATCCCGGAGGCCGCCGTGGCGGGCGCGCTCGGCATCCAGCTCGGCGGCGAAAACCGCTACGGCGGCGACATCTCGGTGCGCGCCCGCATGGGCGATGCGCTCCGCGACATCGTGCCGGAGGACATTCCGCGCACGATCCGCATCATGTATGCGGCGGTTTCGCTGCTCATGACGGCGCTTTGCGCATCGCTGGGCGTCGCCTGGTGGCGCTGA
- the cobS gene encoding adenosylcobinamide-GDP ribazoletransferase, whose translation MKRQIVSAFQALTVALQFLTRIPLPVSVPYDGRTVSRSVAFYPLVGIVIGALLVLTARLLPAAPALLNAALLLVLWIALTGGLHLDGWMDAADGLLSHRSRERMLEIMKDSRVGAMGVIAAVLLLLIKWICLYELLAYAASHPGFAARTLPAVLLAVPAISRWCMAAAIVRRPYIGGPNGLGALLADARGRTMLLAVGAVWCAAAAFLAPWPLWGAVAAGQLAAGFAFARYVMRRLGGWTGDTYGALNEAVEAAGLVAAVYAAAEWGG comes from the coding sequence ATGAAACGGCAAATCGTATCCGCTTTTCAGGCGCTTACCGTAGCGTTGCAGTTTCTGACCCGGATTCCGCTGCCGGTTTCCGTGCCATACGACGGGCGGACCGTCAGCCGCAGCGTCGCGTTTTACCCGCTGGTCGGCATCGTGATCGGCGCACTGCTCGTTCTCACAGCGCGGCTTCTTCCGGCAGCGCCGGCGCTGCTGAATGCGGCATTGCTGCTGGTGCTGTGGATCGCGCTGACCGGCGGGCTTCATCTGGACGGCTGGATGGATGCGGCCGACGGGCTGCTCAGCCACAGAAGCCGCGAGCGGATGCTGGAGATCATGAAGGACAGCCGCGTAGGGGCGATGGGCGTTATCGCCGCCGTGCTGCTGCTACTGATCAAATGGATCTGCCTGTACGAGCTGCTTGCATATGCCGCGTCCCATCCCGGTTTTGCCGCCCGAACGCTGCCGGCCGTGCTGCTTGCCGTCCCGGCCATAAGCCGCTGGTGTATGGCGGCGGCGATCGTGCGCCGGCCCTATATCGGCGGACCGAACGGGCTCGGGGCGCTTCTGGCCGATGCCCGGGGGCGCACGATGCTCCTGGCTGTCGGCGCCGTTTGGTGCGCAGCGGCAGCCTTCCTTGCGCCGTGGCCGTTATGGGGAGCCGTCGCGGCCGGGCAGCTGGCCGCCGGCTTCGCCTTTGCCCGTTACGTTATGCGCAGGCTGGGCGGCTGGACCGGCGATACGTACGGGGCGCTGAATGAAGCCGTGGAAGCGGCGGGGCTGGTCGCCGCCGTTTACGCGGCAGCAGAATGGGGGGGATAA
- the cobD gene encoding threonine-phosphate decarboxylase CobD, whose amino-acid sequence MLEKNGHGGDWATAAELYGHMPGQGLDYSANINPLGPPPALQRLLVEEWEAIVRYPDPEVRELRSALAAVHRIAAEAILVGNGAAELIDLIVRSVTPGTVALVEPAFIEYREAAEKCGAEVVPVYTQADNNFVPDISALLDAAARADLLFLGQPNNPTGTRWERSGLHDLLEHAERHGTAVVMDEAFIDFFPDEEDVTLIREAAQRANVFVIRSMTKFYAIPGLRLGYAAAHPARIQELRRLQVPWSVNHFAQKAGVLALRDTDYAERTRRLIATERARLLAELAKLGCRPFHGAANFLLVRLGQGHPDASELQRRLARRGILIRRCATFRGLDDTYFRIAVRTRDENERLIAALSGALEERR is encoded by the coding sequence ATGCTGGAAAAAAACGGCCATGGCGGAGACTGGGCCACGGCGGCCGAGCTGTACGGGCACATGCCCGGGCAAGGGCTCGATTACAGCGCCAATATCAATCCGCTGGGGCCGCCCCCGGCGCTGCAGAGGCTGCTTGTGGAAGAGTGGGAGGCGATCGTGCGGTATCCGGACCCCGAGGTGCGCGAGCTGCGCTCCGCCCTTGCGGCGGTCCATCGGATAGCGGCCGAGGCGATCCTGGTTGGAAACGGGGCGGCGGAATTGATCGATCTTATTGTGCGATCGGTGACGCCCGGCACTGTGGCACTCGTCGAGCCGGCGTTTATCGAATACCGGGAAGCGGCGGAAAAATGCGGAGCGGAAGTGGTTCCCGTCTACACCCAAGCCGACAACAACTTTGTGCCCGATATTTCGGCGCTGCTGGATGCGGCTGCGCGGGCGGATCTGCTGTTCCTCGGCCAGCCGAACAATCCGACGGGGACGCGCTGGGAGCGCAGCGGCCTTCATGATCTGCTGGAGCATGCCGAACGGCACGGAACCGCTGTTGTGATGGACGAGGCGTTTATCGATTTTTTCCCCGACGAAGAGGATGTGACGCTAATCCGCGAGGCGGCGCAGCGAGCGAATGTGTTCGTCATTCGCTCGATGACGAAGTTTTATGCGATTCCCGGCCTGAGGCTCGGCTATGCGGCGGCGCATCCGGCCCGCATTCAGGAGTTGAGACGGCTGCAGGTTCCGTGGAGCGTCAATCATTTCGCGCAAAAAGCCGGCGTTCTCGCCTTGCGCGACACGGACTACGCGGAGCGCACGAGGCGGCTCATAGCGACCGAGCGCGCTCGGCTGCTCGCCGAGCTGGCGAAGCTCGGCTGCCGGCCTTTCCATGGCGCGGCCAATTTCCTGCTCGTCCGGCTTGGCCAAGGGCATCCGGACGCGTCCGAGCTGCAGCGTCGGCTCGCCCGCCGAGGCATCTTGATCCGGCGCTGCGCCACGTTCCGCGGGCTGGACGACACGTATTTCCGCATCGCCGTGCGGACGCGCGATGAGAACGAGCGGCTTATTGCCGCGCTTTCCGGCGCGCTGGAGGAAAGACGGTGA
- a CDS encoding histidine phosphatase family protein has protein sequence MSRRIPGAGGHPDAAKEPAPACRVMLVRHGVTDWNAERRYLGRTDEPLNGQGRLEASELGRKLALLRFQAIYSSPLQRTAETAELILQEMQAAAKGLSPLHAIAYDARLRETDFGRIEGLTYEEALRVCPEELIAWYDRFETIPPPGGTESLKQISERMNLFMADIGKRHNGPVLIVSHGGPIRAWLARALHKPFWDIAVGHGQTYELELAKQLFS, from the coding sequence GTGAGCCGGCGGATACCCGGAGCGGGCGGACATCCCGACGCAGCGAAGGAACCGGCCCCGGCTTGCCGCGTCATGCTCGTACGCCACGGCGTCACGGACTGGAACGCCGAGCGGCGTTACCTCGGCCGCACCGACGAGCCGCTGAACGGACAGGGGCGACTCGAAGCGTCGGAGCTCGGCCGCAAGCTGGCGCTTCTTCGCTTTCAGGCGATCTACTCCAGCCCGCTTCAGCGGACAGCCGAGACGGCGGAGCTGATCCTGCAGGAGATGCAGGCGGCCGCCAAGGGGCTCTCACCACTCCACGCTATCGCATACGACGCCCGGCTGCGGGAAACGGACTTCGGCCGCATCGAGGGGCTCACTTACGAAGAAGCTTTGCGGGTTTGCCCGGAAGAGCTGATCGCCTGGTACGACCGTTTCGAAACGATACCTCCTCCGGGCGGAACAGAGTCCCTGAAGCAAATCTCAGAGCGCATGAATCTGTTTATGGCCGACATCGGCAAGCGGCATAACGGGCCGGTTCTTATCGTCTCACACGGCGGACCGATTCGCGCGTGGCTGGCACGCGCGCTGCACAAGCCTTTCTGGGACATCGCCGTCGGCCACGGCCAGACCTATGAGCTTGAGCTTGCAAAACAATTGTTTTCATAG
- a CDS encoding cobyric acid synthase, with translation MSLKRAKTIMIQGTASDVGKSVLTTALCRIFVRDGLKVAPYKSQNMALNSYVTLDGKEIGRAQGVQAEACGIAATTDMNPILIKPTREMTAQIVVHGKPHEEMSARRYREEYLPLAAGIVKEALERLRSQYDVVVIEGAGSPAEINLKSRDIVNMRMAEWADAPVVLVSDIDRGGVFASIVGTLELLEPHERSRVKGFIINKFRGDISLLQPGLDWLEQRTGIPVLGVIPHLPSLDIEAEDSVVLERPQSAAETAGKDVDIAVIRLPRISNFTDFDPLAAEPDVSVRYVQSADQLHEPDIVILPGSKNTLDDLAFLRQSGLAGAIDRLAASGCRLVGICGGYQMLGRKLSDPFQVESEQGEAEGLGYLPLETLFYKEKRTERVSGIVACRHPEWSGRQGIPVEGYEIHMGQTTRLEAVHSLFSLQDREDGAISEDGRIWGTYVHGIFHNDAFRRHWLDGVRKAKGLEALETVLSFRSRQSLAFDRLAEHVRAHLDMNKLYGIAGLAPYEAASQKEAADLRKKL, from the coding sequence ATGAGCTTGAAGCGGGCCAAGACGATTATGATTCAAGGCACCGCCTCCGACGTGGGCAAAAGCGTGCTGACGACCGCGCTGTGCCGCATTTTTGTCCGGGACGGCCTGAAGGTGGCGCCCTACAAATCGCAAAACATGGCGCTCAACTCGTATGTCACCCTCGACGGCAAAGAAATCGGCCGTGCGCAGGGAGTTCAGGCGGAGGCATGCGGCATCGCGGCCACGACCGATATGAACCCGATTTTGATCAAGCCGACCCGGGAGATGACGGCGCAAATCGTCGTGCACGGCAAGCCGCACGAAGAGATGAGCGCGAGGCGGTACCGCGAGGAGTATTTGCCGCTCGCCGCAGGCATTGTCAAGGAAGCGCTCGAACGGCTTCGCTCGCAGTACGACGTCGTTGTGATCGAAGGGGCGGGAAGTCCCGCCGAAATCAATCTGAAAAGCCGCGACATCGTCAACATGCGCATGGCGGAATGGGCGGACGCCCCCGTCGTGCTTGTCTCCGACATCGACCGCGGCGGCGTGTTCGCAAGCATCGTCGGCACGCTGGAGCTGCTTGAACCGCACGAGCGAAGCCGGGTGAAAGGGTTTATCATCAACAAATTCCGAGGGGACATCAGCTTGCTTCAGCCCGGGCTCGATTGGCTGGAACAGCGCACCGGCATCCCGGTGCTCGGCGTGATCCCGCATCTGCCCAGCCTCGACATCGAAGCGGAGGATTCGGTTGTGCTGGAGCGGCCGCAGAGCGCTGCGGAAACCGCCGGCAAAGACGTGGACATCGCCGTCATCCGTCTCCCTCGTATTTCCAACTTCACCGACTTCGATCCGCTTGCGGCCGAGCCTGATGTATCCGTCCGTTACGTGCAAAGCGCAGATCAGCTTCATGAGCCCGATATCGTCATTTTGCCCGGTTCGAAAAATACGCTGGACGATCTCGCCTTCCTGCGGCAATCCGGACTTGCCGGAGCCATCGACCGGCTTGCGGCAAGCGGCTGCCGTCTCGTCGGCATCTGCGGAGGTTATCAAATGCTCGGCCGCAAGCTGAGCGATCCGTTTCAAGTCGAATCGGAGCAAGGGGAAGCGGAGGGACTCGGCTATTTGCCTCTGGAGACGCTATTTTATAAGGAAAAACGGACCGAAAGAGTCAGCGGCATCGTTGCCTGCAGACATCCCGAGTGGTCCGGCCGGCAAGGAATCCCCGTCGAAGGCTACGAAATCCACATGGGCCAAACGACGCGGCTGGAAGCGGTTCATTCGCTGTTTTCTCTGCAGGACCGCGAGGACGGAGCGATTTCGGAGGACGGGCGCATATGGGGGACGTACGTGCACGGCATTTTTCATAACGATGCGTTCCGCAGACACTGGCTCGACGGAGTTCGCAAAGCCAAAGGCCTGGAGGCGCTCGAAACGGTGCTTTCTTTCCGCAGCCGCCAATCCCTCGCCTTCGACCGGCTCGCAGAGCACGTCCGCGCGCATCTCGATATGAACAAGCTTTACGGCATCGCAGGCTTGGCTCCGTACGAAGCGGCATCGCAGAAAGAGGCTGCGGATTTACGGAAAAAACTTTAG
- the phnC gene encoding phosphonate ABC transporter ATP-binding protein → MIEFKNVSKVYPNGTVGLNNINLTIHKGEFVVIVGLSGAGKSTMLRSINRLHEITDGQILIDGKSITAASGAELRRMRRDIGMIFQSFNLVKRSSVLRNVLSGRVGYHSTLRTVLGLFPKHDVDLALKALERVNIKEKAYSRADELSGGQQQRVSIARALAQEAKIILADEPVASLDPLTTRQVMDDLKRINEELGITTIVNLHFIDLAREYATRIIGLRAGQVVFDGPVSEATDEKFSEIYGRAIKKDELLGVAD, encoded by the coding sequence ATGATCGAGTTTAAAAATGTTTCCAAGGTTTATCCTAACGGAACAGTCGGCTTGAACAACATTAACTTGACTATTCATAAAGGAGAATTTGTCGTCATCGTCGGTTTGTCCGGCGCGGGCAAATCGACCATGCTGCGTTCGATCAACCGCCTTCATGAAATTACCGACGGTCAAATTCTCATCGACGGCAAATCGATCACCGCGGCCAGCGGAGCGGAGCTTCGTCGCATGCGCCGGGATATCGGGATGATTTTCCAAAGCTTTAACCTTGTGAAACGTTCCTCCGTGCTCCGCAACGTGCTGTCGGGACGGGTAGGCTACCATTCCACGCTGCGCACCGTACTCGGATTGTTCCCGAAACACGATGTGGACCTTGCCCTCAAAGCGCTCGAGAGAGTCAATATCAAGGAAAAGGCGTATTCCCGCGCCGATGAATTGTCCGGCGGTCAGCAGCAGCGTGTCTCCATCGCCAGAGCGCTTGCGCAGGAGGCGAAAATCATTTTAGCCGACGAGCCTGTCGCCTCCCTTGACCCTTTGACGACGCGCCAGGTTATGGACGACCTGAAACGAATCAACGAGGAGCTCGGCATTACAACGATCGTCAACCTTCACTTTATCGATTTGGCACGGGAATATGCGACGCGGATCATCGGTTTGCGCGCCGGCCAAGTCGTATTCGACGGACCGGTTTCCGAGGCGACGGACGAAAAGTTTTCGGAAATTTACGGACGGGCGATCAAGAAGGACGAGCTGTTGGGGGTGGCGGACTGA